From one Bacteroides fragilis NCTC 9343 genomic stretch:
- a CDS encoding alpha-L-fucosidase, producing the protein MKNNRLIITLIALFLLGFGLKAQTASTEETAAQKEKRMEWFAQAKLGIFIHWGIYAVNGVSESWSFFNNYLPYEEYMAQEKGFTASAYNPQEWVKLIKESGARYTVITTKHHDGVALWDTKAGDLSTVKSTPAGRDLIAPFVKEVRKQGLKLGFYYSLLDWSHPDYPNKTRTEVRYKNDPDRWAKFVKFNFGQLSELNKTWKPDLYWFDGDWEQTAEAWDSKGIINLLRSTNPNVIVNSRIQGYGDYATPEQGVPVVRPADKYWELCMTMNDSWGYQHADTNYKTPFMLLRTFVDCLSMGGNLLLDIGPKEDGTIPAEQIAVLKEFGRWTKKHKEAIYETRAGIPCEHFQGYTTLNKAGDILYLYLPYKPNGPIEVKGLVNKVNRVWVVGNGAMLPYKVYNKNYWSEVPGNLYIDIPERVQDEQITVIAVLLDGPIKLYRGVGQVIESN; encoded by the coding sequence ATGAAAAACAACCGATTGATCATTACCCTTATTGCCTTGTTTCTCCTAGGATTCGGGCTGAAAGCCCAAACTGCTTCTACTGAAGAAACTGCTGCTCAGAAAGAGAAAAGAATGGAATGGTTTGCCCAGGCCAAGTTAGGAATCTTTATCCATTGGGGAATCTATGCCGTGAACGGAGTATCAGAGAGCTGGTCATTCTTCAATAACTATCTTCCTTATGAAGAGTATATGGCTCAGGAAAAAGGCTTTACGGCATCGGCCTATAATCCTCAGGAGTGGGTGAAACTGATTAAAGAAAGTGGTGCACGTTATACGGTCATTACCACCAAGCATCATGATGGCGTAGCTCTTTGGGATACGAAGGCGGGTGACCTCAGTACTGTGAAAAGTACTCCTGCCGGGCGTGACCTGATTGCTCCTTTTGTGAAGGAAGTACGTAAACAAGGGCTGAAGCTCGGATTCTACTATTCGCTGCTTGACTGGTCGCATCCGGACTATCCCAACAAAACCCGTACGGAAGTACGTTACAAAAACGATCCGGATCGTTGGGCTAAGTTTGTTAAGTTTAATTTTGGACAGCTTTCCGAGTTAAACAAAACTTGGAAACCTGATCTTTACTGGTTTGACGGAGACTGGGAACAAACTGCTGAGGCTTGGGATTCGAAGGGCATCATCAACCTGTTGCGTTCTACTAACCCGAATGTTATAGTAAACTCCCGTATTCAGGGGTATGGCGATTATGCTACACCCGAACAGGGAGTTCCTGTAGTACGTCCTGCCGACAAGTATTGGGAGCTTTGTATGACTATGAACGATTCATGGGGGTATCAGCATGCCGACACTAATTATAAGACTCCGTTTATGCTGTTGCGTACTTTTGTCGATTGTCTCAGTATGGGAGGGAATCTGCTATTGGATATTGGTCCGAAGGAAGATGGAACTATTCCTGCCGAACAGATTGCTGTTCTGAAAGAATTCGGCCGTTGGACTAAGAAGCATAAAGAAGCTATCTACGAAACACGTGCCGGCATCCCGTGCGAACATTTTCAGGGATATACCACACTGAATAAAGCGGGTGACATCCTTTACCTCTATTTACCCTATAAGCCTAATGGCCCGATCGAAGTGAAAGGTCTTGTCAATAAGGTAAATCGTGTATGGGTAGTGGGGAATGGAGCTATGCTGCCATATAAGGTTTATAATAAGAACTACTGGAGCGAGGTGCCCGGAAACCTCTATATTGATATACCCGAACGTGTACAGGATGAGCAGATCACTGTGATTGCCGTATTGCTGGACGGCCCTATCAAGCTTTATCGCGGAGTGGGACAAGTGATTGAAAGTAACTAA
- a CDS encoding acyltransferase family protein, with the protein MINTLTSLRFIFAIMVFGAHCYVIDNVFNTHFFKEGFVGVSFFFVLSGFIIAYNYQEKLKDNKIDKRSFWVARIARIYPLHWLTLFIAAILGSYVIASGTLDWLKHFLASLTLTNAYIPRADYFFSFNSPSWSLCCEQLFYICFPFLIPLAKNYKYLLSVFGIVAILMVVGMYFTPEDEIKGFWYVNPITRFPDFIVGMLLFQLYERLKNKNITALQGSIIEISSIILFLIFYLYAADIPKVYRYSCYYWLPVAVILISFSLQKGIFSRILSNRFLVIGGEISYSFYLIHLFVLLTYSEWQKENNLHTEWYISVPILFSIIILLSLLSYYYFEKPMNKRVKTLLNR; encoded by the coding sequence ATGATTAATACTTTAACATCGTTGAGATTCATATTTGCAATAATGGTTTTTGGAGCACATTGCTATGTTATAGACAATGTTTTCAATACCCATTTTTTCAAAGAGGGATTTGTAGGCGTCAGCTTCTTTTTTGTGCTAAGCGGCTTTATTATAGCATATAATTATCAAGAGAAACTGAAAGACAACAAAATAGACAAACGCTCTTTCTGGGTAGCACGCATTGCACGTATTTATCCTTTACATTGGCTGACATTGTTTATTGCTGCTATTTTAGGGAGTTACGTTATAGCATCGGGAACTTTAGATTGGCTTAAGCATTTCTTAGCTTCGCTCACTTTGACAAATGCTTATATTCCCAGAGCCGACTACTTTTTCTCTTTCAACAGCCCTTCATGGAGTTTATGCTGTGAACAGCTTTTTTACATCTGCTTCCCATTCCTTATACCTTTAGCAAAAAATTACAAGTATTTGCTTTCTGTTTTTGGAATTGTAGCGATACTAATGGTCGTCGGCATGTACTTTACTCCGGAAGATGAAATAAAAGGCTTCTGGTATGTCAATCCAATTACCCGATTTCCGGATTTCATTGTCGGCATGTTACTGTTCCAATTGTATGAACGCTTGAAAAACAAGAATATCACTGCCTTGCAAGGAAGTATCATTGAAATCTCATCTATTATCTTATTTTTAATTTTCTACCTCTATGCCGCCGATATACCTAAAGTATACCGATATTCATGTTATTATTGGCTCCCTGTTGCGGTGATTCTGATTAGTTTTTCACTTCAGAAAGGTATCTTTTCCCGCATTTTATCCAACCGTTTTCTAGTGATAGGGGGAGAAATCAGTTACAGTTTTTATTTGATCCATCTATTTGTCTTATTGACATATTCAGAATGGCAAAAAGAAAATAATCTTCATACGGAATGGTACATTTCCGTCCCGATTTTATTCAGTATCATCATTCTATTAAGCCTGCTTTCTTACTACTATTTTGAGAAGCCTATGAATAAACGAGTAAAAACATTACTAAACAGATAG
- a CDS encoding MFS transporter, with product MSTLQNAMGKMTNYRWTICAMLFFATTINYLDRQVLSLTWDEFIKPEFHWNESHYGIITAVFSIVYAICMLFAGRFIDWMGTKKGYLWSIGIWSAGACLHAFCGIITEEYVGMHSAAELIAATGDVVVVLATISMYCFLVARCILALGEAGNFPAAIKVTAEYFPKKDRAYATSIFNAGASIGALIAPLSIPLLAKAWGWEMAFVIIGALGFVWMGFWVFMYTAPSKNKFVNSAELEYIEQDKHETYTATVKENEEKKSMTFRQCFTYRQTWAFAFGKFMTDGVWWFFLFWAPSYLNTQFDIKTSEGLGRALIFTLYAITMLSIYGGKLPTIIIHKTGLNPYAARMRAMLIFAFFPLLVLLAQPLGTISPWFPVIMIGIGGAAHQSWSANIFSTVGDMFPKSAIASITGIGGMAGGVGSMILQYSAGELFVHADKTQMVFMGFIGKPAGYFVIFCICSVAYLIGWIVMKALVPKYKPIILN from the coding sequence ATGAGTACACTCCAAAATGCAATGGGGAAAATGACAAACTACAGATGGACGATTTGCGCCATGTTATTTTTCGCAACAACTATAAACTACCTTGATCGCCAAGTACTATCGCTGACCTGGGACGAATTTATCAAACCCGAATTTCATTGGAACGAGTCACATTATGGCATCATTACTGCTGTCTTTTCTATTGTATATGCCATTTGTATGCTGTTTGCTGGCCGGTTTATCGACTGGATGGGAACAAAGAAAGGTTACCTTTGGTCCATCGGTATATGGTCGGCCGGTGCCTGCCTTCACGCTTTCTGTGGAATTATAACCGAAGAATATGTAGGAATGCATAGCGCAGCCGAACTAATCGCTGCTACCGGTGATGTAGTAGTGGTACTTGCCACCATAAGCATGTATTGTTTTTTAGTCGCACGCTGTATTTTAGCACTCGGTGAAGCCGGCAATTTTCCGGCTGCCATTAAAGTTACCGCCGAATATTTCCCGAAAAAAGACCGGGCTTACGCTACTTCCATTTTTAATGCCGGAGCTTCTATCGGTGCCCTGATTGCCCCTCTCAGCATTCCATTACTGGCTAAAGCCTGGGGATGGGAAATGGCATTCGTCATCATCGGTGCTCTTGGCTTCGTGTGGATGGGATTTTGGGTATTCATGTACACGGCTCCCTCTAAAAACAAATTTGTAAACTCAGCCGAACTCGAATATATCGAGCAAGACAAACATGAAACCTACACAGCAACTGTAAAAGAGAACGAGGAAAAGAAAAGTATGACTTTCCGGCAATGTTTCACCTACAGACAAACCTGGGCATTTGCATTCGGTAAGTTTATGACGGATGGAGTGTGGTGGTTCTTCCTTTTTTGGGCACCTTCTTACCTGAATACCCAGTTCGACATCAAAACCTCCGAAGGATTGGGAAGAGCATTGATCTTTACACTTTACGCTATAACAATGTTATCGATCTATGGAGGGAAACTCCCTACGATCATCATTCATAAAACCGGGCTAAACCCGTATGCCGCACGTATGAGAGCTATGCTGATCTTTGCATTCTTTCCTCTGTTGGTATTACTTGCCCAGCCATTAGGAACCATCTCTCCCTGGTTTCCGGTTATTATGATCGGTATCGGGGGAGCTGCCCACCAATCATGGTCGGCTAATATTTTTTCTACCGTAGGCGATATGTTTCCTAAAAGCGCCATTGCCAGCATCACCGGTATTGGCGGTATGGCAGGAGGAGTAGGTTCTATGATTCTCCAGTATTCAGCCGGCGAGCTGTTTGTACATGCCGACAAAACTCAAATGGTATTTATGGGCTTTATCGGGAAGCCGGCTGGTTATTTCGTTATCTTTTGTATCTGCTCGGTAGCCTACCTGATTGGATGGATCGTTATGAAGGCATTAGTTCCTAAATATAAACCCATTATCCTGAATTAA
- a CDS encoding AAA domain-containing protein, with translation MYFCCMENEVNESFEILLAACRTADSNLAVAYKQLRDLLERLCRAQMQDESLQMTDLSARISFVSARAGLTIVEQNRLHTFRLTSNAILNRKEEPVREKLLRDAKTLAFFIRKLYEVEIPGELYHLLPRADATYLVAPPAKKRIERMRVCYQYADEQYLYVTPVDTIADEYLRIRYNVPQINEEFAQTCEILWCHAQLNLLDVAIDETGVLTPSFIVLEPDYLIDISSLAECFRDYGHHPANYVLARLQPIDNARPLLLGNIANLFLDEWIHAENEPDYRECMQKAFRRYPIELAACTDLRDREKERQFFDDCKLHFEHIREVVTDTFRAPGYELDKTDAVLEPSYICEALGLQGRLDYMQRDMSSFIEMKSGKADEFSIRNKVEPKENNKVQMLLYQAVLQYSMGMDHHRVKAYLLYTRYPLLYPARPSWAMVRRIINLRNRIVSDEYGIQLRNSVEYTASKLQAIRSDILNERGLSGRFWEQYLRPSIDNLSQKLASLTPLEQSYFYALYNFITKELYTSKSGDVDYEGRTGAAALWLSTLTEKCEAGEILYDLRIKENHAADEHKAYILLEQRKEGYGENKLSPEPNEISSEVEKGAQALPNFRQGDAIVLYERNRNEDNVTNKMVFKGNIEFITEEEIGIRLRATQQNSSVLPPDSLYAIEHDTMDTTFRSMYQALSAFASATKERRDLLLAQRMPEFEYGLDKQILTAPDDFTRVTLKALAAKDFFLLVGPPGTGKTSCALKKMVETFHCEAQTQILLLSYTNRAVDEICKAISSIRPEVDFIRVGSELSCDEAYRHHLIENELSLCTRRSEVAERIARCRIFVGTVASISGKPELFRLKRFDVAIIDEATQILEPQLLGILCARSENGENAVGKFILIGDHKQLPAVVLQNTEQSEIYDEGLRSAGLKNLKDSLFERLYRTLQTSSEDLFPDSASVSAPNHRSFDMLCKQGRMHPEVAHFTNQAFYEGRLLPVGLPHQMEDNQDVQRMVFLPSEPEPQGTSAKVNHSEARIVARIAADVYQQYGGTFDGMRTLGIITPYRSQIALIRKEIVKMGIPELNSILVDTVERFQGSERDVIIYSFCVNYPYQLRFLSNLTEENGVFIDRKLNVALTRARKQMFITGVPRLLEQNPIYDSLIKLIKQQEPLS, from the coding sequence ATGTATTTTTGCTGTATGGAAAATGAGGTAAACGAATCTTTTGAAATCCTGCTTGCAGCCTGTCGGACAGCAGACAGCAATCTGGCGGTGGCTTACAAACAGTTGCGTGATTTGCTCGAACGATTGTGCCGGGCACAAATGCAGGATGAAAGTCTTCAGATGACTGACCTTTCGGCACGGATCAGTTTTGTGTCGGCACGGGCAGGGCTGACAATTGTTGAACAAAACCGATTACACACTTTTCGCCTGACCTCAAACGCTATTCTCAATCGAAAAGAGGAACCTGTACGCGAAAAGTTACTGCGGGATGCCAAGACACTTGCCTTCTTTATACGTAAACTTTACGAAGTCGAGATTCCCGGCGAACTCTACCACTTACTGCCGCGTGCCGACGCAACTTACCTCGTAGCACCTCCGGCTAAAAAGCGAATAGAGCGAATGCGTGTATGCTATCAATATGCCGACGAGCAGTATCTATATGTAACCCCGGTCGATACCATTGCTGACGAATATCTGAGGATACGTTATAATGTGCCGCAGATCAACGAGGAGTTTGCTCAAACCTGCGAAATTTTATGGTGTCATGCACAACTCAACCTACTTGATGTGGCCATTGACGAAACCGGTGTCCTGACTCCTTCGTTCATCGTACTCGAACCGGATTACTTAATCGACATCAGTTCGTTGGCAGAATGTTTTCGTGATTACGGCCATCATCCCGCCAACTATGTACTGGCCCGCCTCCAACCCATCGACAATGCCCGGCCATTATTACTGGGAAACATAGCCAACCTTTTCCTGGACGAATGGATTCATGCAGAAAACGAACCGGACTACAGAGAGTGTATGCAAAAAGCCTTTCGCCGTTACCCGATTGAACTGGCTGCCTGCACCGACCTACGTGACAGAGAGAAGGAACGACAGTTCTTTGACGATTGCAAACTACACTTCGAACATATCCGCGAAGTGGTGACAGACACCTTCCGTGCACCGGGCTATGAATTGGATAAGACTGATGCAGTGCTCGAGCCCTCGTACATTTGCGAAGCATTGGGACTGCAAGGACGATTGGACTACATGCAGCGTGACATGTCATCGTTTATTGAGATGAAATCGGGGAAAGCAGACGAATTCTCCATCCGCAACAAAGTAGAGCCCAAAGAAAACAATAAAGTACAAATGCTGCTCTACCAGGCAGTGCTGCAATACTCGATGGGAATGGATCATCACCGGGTAAAAGCCTATCTGCTCTACACACGCTACCCTTTACTTTATCCGGCACGTCCGTCGTGGGCCATGGTGCGCCGGATCATCAATCTGCGCAACCGGATCGTATCTGATGAATATGGAATCCAGTTACGAAACAGTGTGGAGTATACCGCCTCCAAACTCCAAGCCATACGTTCCGACATACTCAACGAACGAGGATTATCCGGCCGGTTTTGGGAACAATATCTCCGCCCGTCCATCGATAATCTATCGCAGAAACTGGCTTCACTTACCCCGCTGGAACAGTCGTACTTCTACGCACTCTATAATTTCATAACCAAAGAGCTGTATACTTCCAAGTCCGGAGACGTCGATTACGAAGGACGTACCGGCGCAGCCGCCCTGTGGCTATCTACCCTGACAGAGAAATGCGAAGCCGGTGAGATTCTTTACGATCTGCGCATCAAAGAGAATCATGCTGCCGATGAACATAAAGCATATATCCTCCTTGAGCAAAGGAAAGAGGGATACGGAGAAAATAAACTATCCCCGGAACCTAACGAAATATCCTCTGAGGTAGAAAAAGGAGCACAGGCCTTGCCTAATTTCCGTCAGGGGGATGCCATTGTACTTTATGAACGCAACCGGAACGAAGATAACGTCACCAATAAGATGGTATTCAAAGGCAATATCGAGTTCATCACAGAAGAAGAGATAGGTATACGCCTGCGTGCCACTCAGCAGAATAGTTCCGTGCTTCCGCCGGACAGCCTCTATGCAATAGAGCACGACACAATGGACACTACCTTCCGGAGCATGTACCAGGCATTATCGGCTTTCGCTTCGGCAACCAAAGAACGGCGTGATCTTTTATTGGCACAACGAATGCCCGAATTCGAGTACGGGCTTGACAAACAGATTCTAACCGCCCCGGACGATTTTACACGGGTCACACTAAAAGCACTGGCTGCCAAAGACTTTTTCCTATTGGTAGGACCGCCGGGAACGGGCAAGACCTCATGCGCCTTGAAAAAAATGGTGGAAACTTTCCATTGCGAAGCGCAGACCCAAATCCTCCTGCTCTCGTATACAAACCGGGCTGTGGACGAAATCTGCAAAGCCATCTCATCCATTCGGCCGGAGGTCGACTTTATTCGTGTCGGCAGTGAGCTGTCTTGTGACGAAGCTTACCGGCATCATCTGATTGAAAACGAACTTTCTCTTTGTACCCGCCGCTCGGAAGTAGCAGAACGCATCGCCCGTTGCCGTATCTTTGTAGGCACAGTTGCTTCCATCTCCGGAAAACCCGAACTGTTCCGCCTGAAGAGATTCGATGTAGCCATTATCGATGAAGCGACCCAAATCCTGGAACCTCAACTATTAGGTATCCTATGTGCCCGGAGCGAAAATGGAGAGAATGCCGTCGGCAAGTTCATACTGATCGGTGATCATAAACAATTGCCTGCCGTCGTATTGCAAAATACCGAACAATCGGAAATCTACGATGAAGGCTTACGTAGCGCCGGACTGAAAAATCTCAAGGATTCTCTTTTCGAACGCCTCTACCGTACCCTGCAAACCTCTTCCGAGGATCTCTTTCCCGACTCAGCATCGGTATCGGCTCCGAACCATCGCTCCTTCGACATGCTTTGCAAACAAGGACGTATGCATCCGGAAGTAGCTCATTTTACCAATCAGGCATTTTATGAAGGACGCCTGTTACCGGTGGGATTGCCTCATCAAATGGAAGACAACCAAGATGTGCAACGAATGGTTTTTCTACCTTCCGAACCCGAACCTCAAGGTACATCGGCCAAAGTCAACCATTCCGAAGCACGGATCGTTGCCCGAATCGCAGCCGACGTTTACCAGCAATATGGTGGAACATTCGACGGAATGCGTACTCTGGGTATCATTACTCCCTATCGGAGTCAGATCGCATTAATAAGAAAAGAGATTGTCAAAATGGGTATTCCGGAACTAAACTCCATTTTAGTCGATACGGTAGAAAGGTTTCAAGGCAGCGAACGGGATGTGATAATCTATTCTTTCTGTGTGAACTATCCTTATCAACTCCGTTTCCTTTCCAACCTGACAGAGGAAAACGGAGTATTCATAGATCGAAAACTAAATGTCGCATTGACAAGAGCACGCAAGCAAATGTTCATCACCGGGGTTCCCCGATTATTGGAACAAAACCCGATTTATGACAGTTTGATAAAATTAATAAAACAACAGGAACCGTTATCTTAA
- a CDS encoding Sec-independent protein translocase subunit TatA/TatB, whose protein sequence is MTNLFLLGFMPSGSEWIIILLVILLLFGGKKIPELMRGLGKGVKSFKEGVNEAKEEINKAKEEIDEPENKEKKDN, encoded by the coding sequence ATGACAAACCTTTTTTTATTAGGATTCATGCCCAGTGGTTCCGAATGGATTATCATCCTGTTGGTTATACTCTTGCTTTTTGGTGGTAAAAAGATTCCCGAACTGATGCGCGGGCTCGGCAAAGGAGTGAAAAGTTTTAAAGAAGGGGTGAATGAAGCCAAAGAGGAAATAAACAAAGCAAAAGAAGAAATCGACGAACCGGAAAACAAAGAAAAGAAAGATAACTGA
- a CDS encoding PNGase F N-terminal domain-containing protein yields the protein MNIRLTSLFVSLFLSVPVWAGGHKNLPAKGDLHIPVFENVNVRFSPDTYPDNYNEADGTGVYHLVNGRIILKKITLPEYKRNVSVSLKVTLASNGDRWDKSGSCFVLPKSSAINLLTIARDGMKFPSVDSLKLEKMVGIVPGKDYLPTVELMRFMTPFGIGHYSNNNDSLSSKRRPVYIPKWESNVTWQQDITDLYPLLEGEAYVGIYIDTWTSEGYLVNADIDVKESRLACDVLPKRHVEPLMNTVYYMGQSYPDIFARRDVSTDFTVPKGAKNIRLKYIVTGHGGHSGGDEFVQKRNIISVDGKEVLNFIPWRDDCASFRRFNPATGVWLIKRLASYIGEKGYTEKEVEEPLASSDLSRSNWCPGSDVVPEEAVIGTLAPGKHTFTVSIPEAQAVDGNKLNHWLVSAYLVWEE from the coding sequence ATGAATATCAGATTAACTTCTTTATTCGTTTCTTTATTCCTTTCTGTTCCGGTATGGGCGGGCGGGCATAAAAATCTGCCCGCTAAAGGCGATCTTCATATTCCGGTTTTTGAAAATGTGAATGTGCGTTTCTCTCCCGATACGTATCCTGATAATTATAATGAAGCAGATGGTACGGGCGTATACCATTTGGTCAACGGACGTATCATTCTGAAAAAGATTACTCTTCCCGAATACAAACGAAATGTGTCGGTAAGCCTGAAAGTAACCCTCGCCTCCAATGGAGATCGTTGGGACAAATCGGGTTCTTGCTTTGTATTGCCTAAATCATCGGCTATTAACCTACTGACTATTGCCCGTGACGGCATGAAGTTTCCTTCGGTAGATAGTTTGAAGCTGGAGAAAATGGTAGGTATTGTTCCCGGAAAGGATTATTTACCTACAGTGGAGCTGATGCGTTTCATGACTCCGTTCGGTATAGGACACTATAGCAATAATAATGATTCGCTGAGCAGTAAACGTCGTCCGGTCTATATCCCCAAATGGGAAAGTAATGTCACCTGGCAACAAGATATAACCGATCTTTATCCGTTGCTTGAAGGCGAAGCCTATGTCGGTATTTATATCGATACATGGACTTCTGAAGGGTATTTGGTCAATGCGGATATCGACGTAAAAGAGAGTCGTCTGGCTTGTGACGTACTTCCAAAACGTCACGTGGAGCCGTTGATGAATACGGTTTACTACATGGGACAAAGTTATCCCGATATCTTTGCCCGGAGAGATGTATCTACTGATTTTACAGTTCCGAAAGGTGCCAAAAATATCCGGTTAAAATATATAGTGACCGGACATGGCGGACATAGCGGCGGGGATGAATTCGTGCAAAAACGCAATATCATTTCTGTAGATGGAAAAGAGGTGCTCAACTTCATCCCTTGGCGTGATGATTGTGCTTCTTTCCGTCGTTTCAATCCGGCTACCGGTGTTTGGTTGATTAAGCGCTTGGCTTCTTATATTGGTGAGAAAGGATATACGGAGAAAGAAGTGGAAGAACCTCTGGCTTCTTCAGACCTATCCCGTTCCAACTGGTGTCCCGGTTCGGATGTTGTACCCGAAGAGGCTGTTATCGGTACACTTGCTCCCGGCAAGCATACTTTTACAGTCAGTATTCCCGAAGCTCAGGCTGTGGATGGCAATAAATTGAACCACTGGTTGGTTTCGGCCTATCTGGTGTGGGAGGAATAA
- the tatC gene encoding twin-arginine translocase subunit TatC has product MAEIKELTFWDHLDELRRVLFRIIGVWFVLAVGYFIAMPYLFDHVILAPCHNDFIFYHLLRDIGQAFDLTDDFFTREFKVKLVNINLAAPFFIHMSTAFWMSVVTATPYLFFEIWRFIRPALYPNERKGVRKALTIGTVMFFIGVLLGYFMVYPLTLRFLSTYQLSAEIENQISLNSYIDNFMMLVLCMGLAFELPLVTWLLSLLGLVNKSFLRKYRRHAIVLIVIAAAVITPTGDPFTLSIVAIPLYLLYEMSILMIKDKNRS; this is encoded by the coding sequence ATGGCAGAAATTAAAGAACTGACTTTTTGGGATCACCTGGATGAACTGCGCCGGGTGCTGTTTCGAATTATAGGTGTATGGTTTGTTTTGGCTGTAGGCTATTTCATTGCTATGCCCTATCTGTTCGACCATGTCATTCTGGCTCCCTGCCACAACGATTTCATCTTTTACCATCTTCTGCGGGACATCGGACAGGCATTCGACCTTACCGATGACTTCTTTACCCGTGAGTTTAAAGTCAAGCTGGTAAATATCAATCTGGCAGCACCTTTTTTTATCCACATGTCCACCGCTTTCTGGATGTCTGTAGTCACTGCCACACCTTATTTGTTTTTCGAGATATGGCGTTTCATCCGTCCTGCCCTTTACCCTAATGAACGGAAAGGAGTCCGCAAAGCCCTGACCATCGGCACGGTCATGTTTTTTATCGGAGTCCTTTTAGGTTATTTTATGGTCTATCCGCTCACCCTTCGTTTTCTCTCTACCTATCAACTCAGCGCAGAAATAGAGAATCAGATCTCCCTGAACTCTTACATCGACAATTTTATGATGCTGGTGCTCTGCATGGGGCTGGCTTTCGAACTACCTTTGGTAACCTGGTTGCTTTCCTTGCTTGGATTGGTAAACAAATCATTCTTACGAAAATACCGGAGACATGCCATTGTCCTGATTGTCATCGCTGCTGCTGTCATTACTCCAACAGGAGACCCTTTCACACTCAGCATCGTAGCTATTCCCCTCTATCTGCTTTATGAAATGAGCATATTGATGATTAAAGACAAAAACCGCTCGTAG